From a single Apium graveolens cultivar Ventura chromosome 2, ASM990537v1, whole genome shotgun sequence genomic region:
- the LOC141708129 gene encoding mitochondrial fission protein ELM1, producing MFDTQTQSMVKPIRLPEPPGSPPKGVPDIFEGGVYSIIRRAVIIGNGFQSSENQSIGLVRALGLSEKQVLYRVTRPSGGINEWLHWLPLSIHKAVYYIIRQLFRYSKVISRRRGDILPLPTENGGLGGLSSILEADVKSIVTMAQETSEKDGPLLIVACGRDTISIASSIKKLASENVFVVQIQHPRSHLNRFDLVITPQHDYYPLTPSAQEQVPKFLRRWITPREPPDSHVVLTVGALHLVDFSALRSAAITWHDEFAPLPKPLLVVNIGGPTRFCKYGTDLAKQLVASLRNVLVSCGSVRISFSRRTPEKVSNFIVKELGNHPKVFIWDSEESNPHMGHLAWADAFVVTADSVSMLSETCSTGKPVYVVGSERCTWKYADFHKTIRKRGFVRPFTGLEDISESWSYPPLNDTAEAANRVHEAIAQRGWRLRP from the exons ATGTTTGATACACAAACACAATCGATGGTGAAGCCAATTAGACTACCGGAACCGCCGGGAAGTCCGCCGAAAGGCGTGCCGGACATATTTGAAGGCGGCGTGTACAGTATCATCCGTCGAGCTGTTATTATTGGCAACGGTTTTCAATCTTCTGAGAATCAGAGTATTGGTTTGGTTCGAGCTTTAGGCCTTTCCGAGAAGCAAGTTTTATAT CGGGTTACTAGACCAAGTGGAGGAATTAATGAATGGTTACACTGGCTTCCACTTTCTATCCACAAAGCAGTATATTACATTATTAGGCAGCTCTTTCGATATTCCAAGGTTATCTCAAGGCGCCGAGGGGATATACTGCCTTTACCTACAGAAAATGGTGGCCTTGGTGGTTTATCATCTATTTTAGAAGCTGATGTGAAAAGCATAGTAACTATGGCTCAAGAAACTTCTGAGAA GGATGGTCCTTTGTTGATTGTTGCATGTGGCCGAGATACCATTTCAATTGCAAGCTCAATAAAAAAATTGGCATCTGAGAATGTATTTGTTGTTCAG ATTCAGCATCCAAGGTCACACCTGAATAGGTTCGACCTTGTCATCACCCCACAGCATGACTACTACCCTTTGACTCCAAGTGCACAGGAGCAGGTTCCCAAATTTCTCCGGAGGTGGATAACTCCACGTGAACCTCCTGATAGTCATGTG GTCCTCACTGTAGGAGCTCTTCATCTAGTTGATTTTTCTGCTCTCCGAAGTGCAGCTATTACGTGGCATGATGAGTTTGCACCCTTGCCGAAGCCCTTACTGGTGGTGAACATTGGAGGACCTACAC GCTTCTGTAAATACGGGACGGATCTTGCTAAACAGTTAGTCGCATCTCTCCGTAATGTTCTTGTCAGTTGTGGAAGTGTAAGAATTTCTTTCTCAAGGAGAACACCTGAAAAG GTTTCTAACTTCATAGTCAAAGAATTAGGAAATCATCCAAAAGTTTTTATATGGGATAGTGAAG AATCGAATCCACACATGGGCCATCTAGCATGGGCTGATGCTTTTGTCGTCACTGCGGATTCAGTCAGTATGTTGAGTGAGACATGTAGCACGGG TAAGCCCGTCTACGTCGTGGGTAGTGAGCGTTGTACTTGGAAGTACGCAGACTTCCACAAAACAATCAGGAAGCGAGGTTTTGTTCGGCCATTTACGGGTCTTGAGGAT ATTTCAGAAAGTTGGAGCTATCCACCGCTCAATGACACTGCAGAAGCAGCAAATCGAGTGCATGAGGCAATTGCACAACGAGGGTGGAGATTGCGCCCGTAG